In a single window of the Methanolobus psychrophilus R15 genome:
- a CDS encoding Fe-S cluster domain protein — translation MPESPAEIKLVSNAMSNAARRKIMSLLSENARSKEDIGRALGQAMLDYHLQILQRAGLISIREEMLELTDFGKNLLESKEGKPAEARKDLSGTKSIEVVEIRQLLPCIADPNKYRVIARMDPPLEGALQVLEPLFPRARYSEKLGILIIQKGNILITAYSTGNITMTMITGDDEAGQILEDIKNTINSAIEKGITPVKREKVKVDHSHIYEYLPKTNCHICGEQSCYSFAIRLVGKETTLDKCTPLLEQKYAVNLEHLRALMEYL, via the coding sequence ATGCCTGAATCCCCAGCAGAGATAAAACTGGTGAGTAATGCCATGTCAAATGCCGCCAGAAGAAAGATCATGAGTTTACTGAGTGAGAATGCCAGATCAAAGGAAGATATTGGCAGGGCTCTGGGCCAGGCCATGCTGGACTATCACTTGCAGATACTACAGCGTGCAGGACTTATTAGCATTAGAGAGGAAATGCTGGAATTAACTGACTTTGGTAAGAACCTGCTTGAGTCCAAGGAGGGAAAGCCTGCAGAGGCCAGGAAAGACCTTTCAGGAACAAAGTCGATAGAAGTTGTAGAAATCAGGCAACTTTTGCCCTGTATAGCAGATCCGAATAAATACCGGGTCATTGCAAGAATGGACCCACCCCTGGAGGGCGCACTGCAAGTGCTGGAACCTCTTTTTCCAAGGGCAAGATATTCGGAAAAGCTTGGGATATTAATCATACAGAAAGGAAATATTCTGATCACTGCTTACTCAACTGGCAATATCACCATGACCATGATCACTGGTGATGATGAGGCCGGGCAGATCCTTGAGGATATCAAAAATACCATTAACTCAGCCATTGAAAAGGGCATCACACCTGTTAAACGGGAAAAGGTAAAGGTGGACCATTCACATATCTATGAATACCTTCCCAAGACCAACTGCCATATATGTGGTGAGCAAAGCTGCTATTCCTTTGCTATCCGGCTGGTAGGTAAAGAAACAACACTGGATAAATGCACGCCTTTGCTTGAGCAAAAATATGCTGTTAACCTGGAGCACCTGAGGGCTCTTATGGAATACCTTTAA
- a CDS encoding gluconate permease, translated as MEAITTGMSSIFAEYAIVVTGGSIIGVILQKSGATSIIADDIIKIFKKPVLALLLLGFMFAVPMMCLILAFIIFLPVAKDLSEKLNLKKGVTEGALALGTMVSFGLIYPSPGIYAFIRDVGPTAEISAFRVLVTGLFIAVPVSLVGYLYIIKVYNMKTKEDYFRHTSPAKNPAVAGPLPSRVACYAPIIIPVVLILMRITTHSPVFYFIGNPGMALMSGAVMAMVLPTRNFVSADVRAWVEKGIRRSGLVMLDICGGGALGATLAMAGVGEALGNILLVSSIPALLIPFVIGAAIQTVQGSRMVTLFVASALVVPIMPQLGLPAEIVLFSMASGTFLISHFNDPFFWVLGDFADMEIPQILKTYTMGGIVMGITSMTMTGVIYYAFY; from the coding sequence ATGGAAGCGATCACTACTGGCATGAGCAGCATCTTTGCGGAATATGCTATTGTAGTTACTGGCGGAAGTATCATAGGAGTGATACTGCAAAAGAGCGGTGCAACCTCGATAATAGCAGATGATATAATAAAAATATTCAAAAAGCCAGTATTGGCGCTTTTGCTGCTGGGATTCATGTTCGCAGTGCCTATGATGTGCCTGATATTGGCATTTATAATCTTTCTTCCAGTTGCCAAAGACCTGAGTGAAAAGCTCAACCTGAAGAAAGGTGTTACAGAAGGTGCCCTCGCGCTGGGAACAATGGTTTCCTTCGGTCTGATATATCCTTCACCCGGTATTTACGCTTTTATAAGAGACGTAGGTCCCACCGCTGAGATAAGTGCATTCAGAGTATTAGTCACTGGACTATTCATTGCTGTGCCTGTTTCACTGGTAGGATACCTTTACATAATAAAGGTATACAATATGAAGACAAAGGAGGATTACTTCCGACACACATCTCCTGCAAAGAACCCCGCTGTCGCAGGTCCTCTTCCCAGCAGGGTAGCTTGCTATGCACCCATCATCATTCCGGTTGTACTTATTCTTATGCGCATCACTACGCATTCCCCTGTGTTCTATTTCATTGGCAATCCTGGTATGGCACTGATGTCAGGGGCGGTCATGGCAATGGTATTACCAACCAGGAATTTCGTCTCTGCTGATGTAAGAGCGTGGGTCGAGAAAGGCATCAGGAGAAGCGGTCTTGTAATGCTGGACATATGCGGAGGCGGTGCACTTGGAGCAACCCTTGCAATGGCAGGTGTTGGCGAAGCACTTGGCAACATTCTGCTAGTTTCAAGCATTCCCGCACTGTTAATTCCGTTCGTGATAGGGGCAGCCATCCAGACCGTGCAGGGTTCAAGGATGGTGACATTGTTCGTTGCATCTGCACTGGTTGTACCTATTATGCCACAACTTGGACTGCCTGCAGAAATTGTGCTCTTCTCGATGGCTTCAGGAACATTTCTCATATCTCATTTTAATGACCCCTTCTTCTGGGTATTGGGAGACTTTGCGGATATGGAGATTCCCCAGATACTCAAAACATACACAATGGGAGGCATAGTTATGGGTATTACCAGCATGACAATGACTGGTGTGATCTATTATGCATTCTATTGA